The genomic segment CACGCGCGCGGGGCCCTGGCTGTCGCCCTGACCACCGCGTTCCCGGTCGGTGTCGATGTGGAGGTCGTGCGTCGGCTGCGCGCCGACGCGATGGCACGCGCCTGGCTCGACCCGGTCGAGGCCGACTGGGTGGCGGCGCTGCCGGAAGCGGATCGGTCAGCGGCGTTCCTCTGGCTCTGGACGCAGAAGGAGGCGGTGGGCAAGGCGCTCGGACAGGGACTGCGCGGCGGCGGGATGAGCCGTTCGATGCCCCTCCCGGAGCACTGGCCCCCGGTCGCCGGGGAACCCGCCGTGCCGCGCCCGCTGCCCGGGGCGCCGGACCTCGCGTCGGCGGCGGTCGGCGTCGGCGGAGGCCGGCACATCATCGGTGTCGCTCTGCACGGTACGGACGGTGCCGTACCGTCCCGGGCCGGTGTCCGGGTGTGTGTGCGTGAGGTCTCCCCCGCCCCGTAAGGCCGGGCCGGTCACACTCCGGCCGCGGGCCGCACGGCGGCACGGAGGGCGGCCACGTCACGCACGGGCTTACCGGTGGCGGTCCGCGGGATCTCGGCCATGAGATGGAGCGTCCGGGGCCGCTTGTACGGGGCCAGGCGCGCCGCGAGACACGCGGCGAGGCCGTCGAACACGGTTCTCTCCCGCACGGCGACGAACGCCTCGATACCGGAGTCGTGCAGGACGACGGCGTCGGTGATGCCGGGCAGACCGGTGATGAACGCCTCGATCTCCGCGAGGTCCACCTTGAGTCCGCCGACGGAGACCTGCGAGTCGAGCCGTCCGTGGACCGTGAGCCGGCCCGCGTCGTCGAGACTGCCCGCGTCCTTCGTCCGCAGCCACCCGTCCACGAAGCGGGCCGGGTCCGTCTGTCCGACATACGGCGACTCGGGCAGACCCACCAGGATCTCGCCGTCCTCCACCCGGACCCGTACGCCGGGTGCCGGGGTGAGGCCGGGGCGGTCGGCCCCGGTGAGGTCCGTGGCGATGACGCCGACCTCCGTCATGCCGTACATGACGCCGAGTTCGGCGCCGTATCCCCGGGTGAACCGCTCCCGGACGTCGGCCTTGACGAGTTCGCCACCCGTGATCATGCGGTGGAACTGGGGAAGGACGGGCGGGTTCCGCGCCGCCGCGAGGACCGCGGCCTGGGAGGGGACTCCGAGCACGGTGGTCGGCTCCTCCCCGGCCGCGACGGCCTTGAGGATTCCGTCGACCGTGTGCCGTGCCGGCAGGATCACCTGGCTGCCGGCCGCGAGGCCGTACAGCAACCCGCCGACCAGGCCCAGGACATGGATGATCGAGGCCAGCACGACGGTGCGTTCGCCCTTGCGGGGGAAGCCGTCGAGTCGTCCGTACCGCTCGATCTCCGCGAGGAGGCTGTCCAGGGTGCGGCCGATGACCTTGGAGGGCCCGGTCGAACCGGAGCTCAGCTGCAGCAGCACGTGCGCCGAGCGGGCCGGACGGCCGCCGCGCAGCGGGGTGACGCGGGTATGGACGTCGAAGAACCCACGCAGCGTCCCGGTGACCTCGCCGACGGGCTCGACGACCAGCTGCGGGGCGAGCCGCGCGATGGCCTTGCCGATTTCATGTGTCGTCAACCGATAGTCGAGAAGGGTGACTTGGGCGCCGGCACGCCATCCGGCGAGCATCGAGACGATGCAGGCCAGGGAGGGAGGCAACCGCACGGCGACCGTCCCCGAGGGGGTCAGTCCGGCGGCCACCAGGCGGCCCTGCTGCTCCACGA from the Streptomyces sp. AM 4-1-1 genome contains:
- a CDS encoding 4'-phosphopantetheinyl transferase superfamily protein; amino-acid sequence: MIDSLFMDGRPGSAPDNVTVLWCGTDGDERRRARTLLVRAAAELLDVPAAEVWLEHEPGGRPFLGGAGTALRVSVAHARGALAVALTTAFPVGVDVEVVRRLRADAMARAWLDPVEADWVAALPEADRSAAFLWLWTQKEAVGKALGQGLRGGGMSRSMPLPEHWPPVAGEPAVPRPLPGAPDLASAAVGVGGGRHIIGVALHGTDGAVPSRAGVRVCVREVSPAP
- a CDS encoding class I adenylate-forming enzyme family protein, which produces MPIGSVCADGAWVDDVLLGGDGRDIVLHLGEPVDRSELRRLVVEQQGRLVAAGLTPSGTVAVRLPPSLACIVSMLAGWRAGAQVTLLDYRLTTHEIGKAIARLAPQLVVEPVGEVTGTLRGFFDVHTRVTPLRGGRPARSAHVLLQLSSGSTGPSKVIGRTLDSLLAEIERYGRLDGFPRKGERTVVLASIIHVLGLVGGLLYGLAAGSQVILPARHTVDGILKAVAAGEEPTTVLGVPSQAAVLAAARNPPVLPQFHRMITGGELVKADVRERFTRGYGAELGVMYGMTEVGVIATDLTGADRPGLTPAPGVRVRVEDGEILVGLPESPYVGQTDPARFVDGWLRTKDAGSLDDAGRLTVHGRLDSQVSVGGLKVDLAEIEAFITGLPGITDAVVLHDSGIEAFVAVRERTVFDGLAACLAARLAPYKRPRTLHLMAEIPRTATGKPVRDVAALRAAVRPAAGV